The Drosophila biarmipes strain raj3 unplaced genomic scaffold, RU_DBia_V1.1 ptg000019l, whole genome shotgun sequence genome includes a region encoding these proteins:
- the LOC108024070 gene encoding prolactin regulatory element-binding protein — translation MAYTRRPSDGLLARVNFPLYAVDMLTSRHIIVAGGGGSSKTGVANGFEIYELYHNGTHFCAEEVLRHETGANVVMNFALRYGGKKGFLCAGQEAHCQMYFVQPRVLLEDMEHGKGVSVGKPALADWSNGKDNLSQRNAHSGMEAVTNRHKHPLSSADIFRQSRRMLFDIQASDVVQTDFLKGAEPLQRVVRISGNGQLMATGGTDGHLRVWTFPQMTLAAKLAEHSKEIDDLDFSPDSKVITSISKDSQGLVWDLASGQLQHKLQWKTPEGAKYLFKRCRYGTVEAQKDNYRLFTIANPLGKIGKQRGFLQRWNCASGQLQQAVAIDESLSSLAVRDDGRFVAVGTMFSGSVSMYIAFSLQRVLHIPHAHSMFVTGIQFLPITNEAGPPISSDTEAAVLSISVDNKVCIHSLAQRRVVPAWIATVFLIVMISAVFVLCAYIGI, via the exons ATGGCTTATACTCGTCGCCCCAGCGACGGCCTTTTGGCCCGTGTGAACTTTCCACTATACGCCGTGGACATGCTTACCAGCCGTCACATAATTGTGGCCGGTGGTGGTGGCTCCAGCAAGACGGGAGTGGCAAACGGCTTT GAGATCTACGAACTATACCACAATGGAACCCACTTCTGCGCGGAGGAGGTGCTGCGCCACGAGACGGGCGCAAACGTAGTGATGAACTTCGCACTGCGTTACGGTGGCAAGAAAGGCTTCTTGTGCGCCGGCCAGGAGGCGCACTGCCAAATGTACTTTGTCCAGCCGCGCGTTCTGTTGGAGGATATGGAACATGGAAAGGGAGTCAGCGTCGGTAAGCCCGCACTGGCCGACTGGTCTAATGGGAAGGACAATTTAAGTCAGCGAAACGCCCACTCGGGTATGGAGGCAGTAACGAACAGGCACAAGCACCCCCTCTCCTCCGCTGACATATTTCGGCAGTCCCGGCGGATGCTCTTCGACATACAAGCGTCGGATGTGGTGCAGACGGATTTCCTTAAGGGCGCCGAGCCATTGCAACGAGTGGTGCGCATTAGTGGTAACGGCCAGCTTATGGCCACTGGAGGCACGGACGGACACCTACGGGTATGGACTTTCCCCCAGATGACCTTAGCCGCCAAGTTGGCAGAGCATAGCAAGGAGATCGACGACCTGGACTTTAGCCCCGACAGCAAAGTTATCACCAGCATATCTAAAGATTCCCAGGGCTTAGTGTGGGACTTGGCCAGCGGCCAGCTTCAACATAAGTTGCAGTGGAAAACGCCAGAGGGGGCCAAATACCTGTTCAAGCGGTGCCGCTACGGGACGGTGGAGGCGCAGAAAGACAACTATCGCCTCTTTACCATAGCAAATCCGCTTGGCAAGATAGGTAAGCAGCGTGGCTTCCTGCAGCGCTGGAACTGCGCAAGTGGACAACTTCAACAAGCTGTTGCCATCGACGAAAGCCTGTCATCCCTGGCGGTGCGAGACGACGGTCGGTTCGTGGCTGTCGGCACGATGTTCTCAGGAAGCGTCTCCATGTACATAGCATTCAGTCTGCAG CGCGTGCTCCACATTCCCCATGCACACTCCATGTTCGTAACGGGTATTCAGTTCCTGCCTATAACAAATGAGGCTGGACCTCCAATCTCCAGCGACACGGAGGCAGCCGTTTTGTCCATTTCTGTGGACAACAAAGTCTGCATACACAGTCTGGCCCAAAGGC GTGTAGTTCCCGCTTGGATTGCCACTGTATTTTTGATAGTCATGATTTCGGCCGTTTTTGTGCTATGCGCCTACATTGGCATCTGA